A genome region from Dickeya dadantii NCPPB 898 includes the following:
- a CDS encoding LysE family translocator yields MLETSLFVATIAALGMISPGPDFFLVIKNAVRYPRLAAMMTAVGVIAGVATHMAYCVAGLAVVITTTPWLFSLLKYVGAAYLIWLGIQALRSRGGNTLDLSGLAPQRVGLWKAFIQGYLCNLLNPKATLFFLAVFTQVLSLNSSVGEKLWYAGIIWGLTLVWWPLLVILIQSEPVRRGLTKAQKLIDKLLGGVLISLGIKVALS; encoded by the coding sequence ATGCTTGAAACCTCTTTATTCGTTGCGACCATCGCCGCGCTGGGGATGATCTCCCCCGGTCCTGACTTCTTTTTAGTGATCAAAAACGCGGTCCGCTACCCGCGGCTGGCCGCCATGATGACCGCCGTCGGCGTGATTGCCGGCGTCGCCACCCACATGGCCTACTGCGTCGCCGGGCTGGCGGTGGTCATCACCACCACGCCCTGGCTGTTTAGCCTGCTGAAATACGTCGGCGCCGCCTACCTGATCTGGCTGGGCATTCAGGCGTTGCGCTCACGCGGCGGCAACACGCTGGATCTGTCCGGCCTGGCGCCACAGCGCGTCGGGCTATGGAAAGCGTTTATTCAGGGCTACCTCTGCAACCTGCTGAACCCGAAAGCCACGCTGTTTTTTCTGGCGGTGTTTACCCAAGTGCTGAGCCTGAATTCCAGCGTTGGTGAAAAACTGTGGTACGCCGGGATCATCTGGGGGCTGACGCTGGTCTGGTGGCCGTTGCTGGTTATCCTGATCCAAAGCGAACCGGTGCGTCGCGGCCTGACCAAAGCCCAGAAGCTAATCGACAAGCTGCTGGGCGGCGTGCTGATCAGCCTCGGCATCAAAGTCGCCTTAAGCTAA